A region from the Bos indicus isolate NIAB-ARS_2022 breed Sahiwal x Tharparkar chromosome 14, NIAB-ARS_B.indTharparkar_mat_pri_1.0, whole genome shotgun sequence genome encodes:
- the YTHDF3 gene encoding YTH domain-containing family protein 3 isoform X10 has translation MSDPYMPSYYAPSIGFPYSLGEAAWSTAGDQPMPYLTTYGQMSNGEHHYIPDGVFSQPGALGNTPPFLGQHGFNFFPGNADFSTWGTSGSQGQSTQSSAYSSSYGYPPSSLGRAITDGQAGFGSDTLSKVPGISSIEQGMTGLKIGGDLTAAVTKTVGTALSSSGMTSIATNSVPPVSSAAPKPTSWAAIARKPAKPQPKLKPKGNVGIGGSAVPPPPIKHNMNIGTWDEKGSVVKAPPTQPVLPPQTIIQQPQPLIQPPPLVQSQLPQPQPQPPQAQQPQGPQPQAQPHQVQPPQPQLQNRWVAPRNRGAGFNQNNGASSENFGLGVVPVSASPSSVEVHPVLEKLKAINNYNPKDFDWNLKNGRVFIIKSYSEDDIHRSIKYSIWCSTEHGNKRLDAAYRSLNGKGPLYLLFSVNGSGHFCGVAEMKSVVDYNAYAGVWSQDKWKGKFEVKWIFVKDVPNNQLRHIRLENNDNKPVTNSRDTQEVPLEKAKQVLKIIATFKHTTSIFDDFAHYEKRQEEEEAMRRQQMHDYSQPSMSTDKNLSIWNPWIQRASYCEGLERPWILISTGVLEPPPCST, from the exons ATGTCAGATCCATACATGCCTAGTTACTAtgctccatccattggatttccaTATTCGCTTGGGGAAGCAGCATGGTCCACAGCTGGAGACCAGCCTATGCCATATCTGACAACCTATGGACAGATGAGTAATGGAGAGCATCATTATATACCAGACGGTGTGTTTAGTCAGCCTGGGGCATTAGGAAATACCCCTCCATTTCTTGGTCAACATGGATTTAACTTTTTTCCTGGTAATGCTGATTTCTCTACATGGGGGACAAGTGGATCTCAGGGACAATCAACACAAAGTTCTGCTTATAGTAGCAGTTACGGCTATCCACCTAGTTCTCTTGGGAGAGCTATTACTGATGGACAGGCTGGATTTGGCAGTGATACTTTGAGCAAGGTGCCTGGCATTAGCAGTATCGAGCAAGGCATGACTGGACTGAAAATTGGTGGTGACCTGACCGCTGCAGTGACGAAAACTGTAGGAACAGCATTGAGCAGCAGTGGTATGACCAGCATCGCAACCAATAGTGTGCCCCCGGTTAGCAGTGCGGCGCCGAAACCCACCTCCTGGGCTGCCATTGCCAGAAAGCCCGCCAAACCTCAACCGAAACTTAAACCCAAGGGCAATGTGGGAATCGGGGGTTCCGCTGTGCCGCCACCTCCTATAAAACACAACATGAATATTGGAACTTGGGATGAAAAGGGGTCAGTGGTAAAGGCTCCACCAACCCAACCAGTTCTGCCTCCTCAGACTATAATCCAGCAGCCTCAGCCATTAATTCAGCCACCACCCCTGGTGCAGAGCCAACTGCCTCAACCGCAGCCTCAGCCGCCACAAGCGCAGCAGCCACAAGGACCTCAGCCACAGGCCCAGCCTCACCAAGTACAGCCCCCGCAGCCACAGCTGCAGAACCGCTGGGTGGCGCCCCGGAACAGGGGGGCCGGCTTCAACCAGAACAATGGAGCGAGCAGTGAAAACTTTGGTCTAGGTGTCGTTCCTGTCAGCGCTTCCCCGTCGAGTGTGGAAGTGCATCCCGTGCTGGAAAAGCTAAAGGCCATAAACAACTACAATCCCAAAGACTTTGACTGGAACCTGAAGAACGGACGTGTGTTTATAATTAAGAGCTATTCTGAGGACGACATACACCGTTCCATTAAGTACTCTATCTGGTGTAGTACTGAGCATGGGAATAAGCGTTTGGATGCGGCTTACCGTTCCCTGAATGGGAAAGGCCCACTCTATTTGCTCTTCAGTGTGAATGGCAGTGGACACTTCTGTGGAGTGGCTGAGATGAAGTCTGTTGTGGACTATAATGCGTATGCTGGTGTCTGGTCTCAGGATAAGTGGAAGGGCAAATTTGAAGTTAAATGGATCTTTGTCAAAGATGTCCCCAATAACCAATTACGGCATATTCGCTTAGAAAATAATGACAACAAACCAGTTACCAattcaagggacactcaagaggtACCCCTAGAAAAAGCTAAGCAAGTGCTTAAAATAATTGCTACTTTCAAGCATACCACCTCAATCTTTGATGACTTTGCACATTATGAAAAGCGTCAAGAAGAGGAGGAAGCCATGCGTAGG caGCAAATGCATGATTACAGTCAACCCTCCATGTCCACAGATAAGAACCTGTCGATATGGAACCCATGGATACAGAGGGCCAGCTACTGTGAGGGCCTTGAGCGACCTTGGATTTTGATATCCACGGGGGTACTGGAACCACCTCCCTGCAGCACATAA